One genomic region from Amycolatopsis sp. FBCC-B4732 encodes:
- a CDS encoding HSP90 family protein yields MSRTFQVDLRGVVDLLSRHLYSSPRVYVRELLQNAVDAVTARRAREPGAPAEIAVEAGDGVLRVTDTGIGLTEAQVHELLATIGRSSKRDELGFQRHEFLGQFGIGLLSAFLVADEVRVVTRSVDGGPAVAWTGRSDGTYAIGPGERDEPGTTVTLDARPGAEQWFVPGTVAELATLYGSMLPFGITVDGRPVTTPVPWAADDRAPRQRQADLVGYAQDTLGFTPFDVVELDVPAAGLTGVAYVLPFPASPAEHGGHRVYLKRMLLAENAPGLLPDWAFFARCVVDAGELRPTASREALYDDGQLESAREALGDRLRGWLAGLARTAPDRLNRFLGIHHLGVKALALHDDEMLRLVEQWWPLETNVGRMTMAEFRGRYGLLRYCATADEFQQLAGVAAAQDIAVINGGYTYDSELAERMRALEPDLVVTRLEPSDLTTAFAELDSATALATRPFVAAAQRHLDRLGCEVVLREFQPSSLPVLYLLDRAAAFAGELRATKEQVDELWAGVLSAFEKPADDRPQLVLNHRNPLVRRISLLRDDTLRGLAVESLYGQALLFGRHPIRPADAALLNRSFLGLLEQAVPEEETR; encoded by the coding sequence GTGAGCCGCACTTTTCAGGTGGATCTTCGCGGGGTCGTCGACCTCCTCAGCCGCCACCTCTACTCGAGCCCGCGCGTGTACGTGCGGGAACTGCTGCAGAACGCCGTCGACGCGGTGACCGCGCGCCGGGCGCGGGAACCCGGTGCGCCCGCGGAGATCGCGGTCGAGGCCGGTGACGGCGTCCTGCGCGTGACCGACACCGGGATCGGCCTGACCGAAGCCCAGGTGCACGAACTGCTCGCGACGATCGGCCGCAGCTCCAAAAGGGACGAACTGGGCTTCCAGCGGCACGAGTTCCTCGGCCAGTTCGGGATCGGGCTGCTGTCGGCGTTCCTCGTCGCCGACGAGGTGCGCGTCGTGACGCGGTCGGTGGACGGCGGCCCGGCCGTCGCCTGGACCGGCCGCTCCGACGGCACCTACGCCATCGGGCCGGGCGAACGGGACGAGCCGGGCACCACGGTGACCCTCGACGCGCGCCCCGGCGCCGAACAGTGGTTCGTCCCCGGGACGGTCGCCGAACTGGCCACGCTGTACGGCTCGATGCTGCCGTTCGGGATCACCGTCGACGGCCGGCCGGTCACCACGCCCGTGCCGTGGGCCGCCGACGACCGCGCGCCCAGGCAGCGGCAGGCCGATCTCGTCGGCTACGCGCAGGACACCCTGGGCTTCACGCCGTTCGACGTCGTCGAACTGGACGTGCCCGCCGCCGGGCTGACCGGCGTGGCGTACGTGCTGCCGTTCCCGGCCAGCCCGGCCGAGCACGGCGGCCACCGCGTCTACCTCAAGCGGATGCTGCTCGCGGAGAACGCGCCGGGCCTGCTGCCGGACTGGGCGTTCTTCGCCCGCTGCGTCGTCGACGCGGGCGAGCTGCGGCCGACGGCGAGCCGTGAGGCGCTCTACGACGACGGCCAGCTGGAGTCGGCGCGCGAAGCGCTCGGCGACCGGCTGCGCGGCTGGCTCGCCGGGCTGGCGCGGACCGCACCCGACCGGCTGAACCGGTTCCTCGGGATCCACCACCTCGGGGTCAAGGCGCTCGCCCTGCACGACGACGAGATGCTGCGGCTGGTCGAGCAGTGGTGGCCGCTGGAGACCAACGTCGGCCGGATGACGATGGCCGAGTTCCGCGGCCGCTACGGGCTGCTGCGCTACTGCGCCACCGCCGACGAGTTCCAGCAGCTGGCCGGGGTCGCGGCCGCGCAGGACATCGCCGTGATCAACGGCGGCTACACCTACGACAGCGAGCTGGCCGAGCGGATGCGGGCGCTCGAACCGGACCTGGTGGTGACCCGGCTCGAGCCGAGCGACCTGACCACCGCGTTCGCCGAGCTGGACAGCGCCACCGCGCTGGCCACCCGGCCGTTCGTCGCGGCCGCGCAGCGCCACCTCGACCGGCTGGGCTGCGAGGTCGTGCTGCGAGAGTTCCAGCCCTCGAGCCTGCCGGTGCTCTACCTGCTGGACCGGGCCGCGGCGTTCGCCGGCGAGCTGCGGGCCACCAAGGAGCAGGTCGACGAGCTGTGGGCGGGGGTGCTTTCGGCGTTCGAGAAGCCGGCCGACGACCGCCCGCAGCTGGTGCTCAACCACCGCAACCCGCTGGTGCGGCGGATCAGCCTGCTGCGGGACGACACGCTGCGCGGGCTGGCCGTCGAGTCGCTCTACGGGCAGGCCCTGCTCTTCGGCAGGCACCCGATCCGGCCGGCCGACGCCGCGCTGCTGAACCGCTCGTTCCTCGGCCTGCTGGAGCAGGCCGTCCCCGAAGAGGAGACCCGATGA
- the pgeF gene encoding peptidoglycan editing factor PgeF: protein MRVRRVVTTRAGGASRPPYDTFNLGDHVGDDEGDVYANRERLAAELGLAEDKLAWMEQVHGRTATTVDGTETGAAEATDALVTATPGVALVVLVADCVPILLADAEAGVVSAVHAGRVGTRVGVVPAAVAAMREAGAEPHRIEALLGPAICGDCYEVPAEMAADVEKHVPGSACKTRKGTPGLDLRAGLWRQLADLGVGKIGVDPRCTNEDKTLFSYRRDGTTGRIAGITWVEA from the coding sequence ATGCGGGTACGGCGAGTGGTGACGACCAGGGCGGGCGGCGCGTCGCGGCCGCCGTACGACACCTTCAACCTGGGGGACCACGTCGGCGACGACGAGGGCGACGTCTACGCCAACCGCGAGCGCCTCGCGGCCGAGCTGGGCCTGGCCGAGGACAAGCTGGCCTGGATGGAGCAGGTCCACGGCCGCACGGCGACCACTGTGGACGGCACCGAGACCGGCGCCGCCGAAGCGACCGACGCGCTGGTGACCGCGACGCCGGGCGTCGCGCTCGTGGTGCTGGTCGCCGACTGCGTGCCGATCCTGCTGGCCGACGCCGAGGCCGGCGTGGTCTCGGCGGTGCACGCGGGCCGCGTGGGCACGCGCGTCGGCGTCGTCCCGGCCGCCGTGGCCGCGATGCGCGAAGCGGGCGCCGAGCCGCACCGGATCGAAGCGCTGCTCGGCCCGGCCATCTGCGGCGACTGCTACGAGGTCCCCGCGGAAATGGCCGCCGACGTCGAGAAGCACGTCCCCGGCAGCGCCTGCAAGACCCGCAAGGGCACGCCCGGGCTCGACCTGCGGGCCGGTCTCTGGCGCCAGCTCGCCGACCTCGGCGTCGGCAAGATCGGCGTCGACCCGCGGTGCACGAACGAGGACAAGACGCTGTTCAGCTACCGCCGCGACGGGACGACCGGGCGGATCGCCGGCATCACCTGGGTCGAAGCGTGA
- the ileS gene encoding isoleucine--tRNA ligase has protein sequence MYPQAQLNDGAGVPSQPSFPELEKQVLAYWETDRTFQATIDARPAGERGDNEYVFYDGPPFANGLPHYGHLLTGYVKDLVPRYQTMKGRKVERRFGWDTHGLPAELEAMRQLGITEKAQIDEMGIAKFNEVSRESVLRYTNEWRDYVTRQARWVDFDNDYKTLDVSYMESVLWAFKRLWDKGLVYEGYRVLPYCWRDETPLSNHELRMDDDVYATRQDPAVTVGFRLQDNGTELDGTYLLIWTTTPWTLPSNLATAVHPDVDYVVVESDGKRFLLAEARVAAYARELGEEPPVVARYTGEQLLGTRYAPPFPYFTGTENAHRVLPADYVTTEDGTGIVHIAPAYGEEDKVVTDAAGITPVTPVDAQGKFDATVPDYAGQQVFDANPNIIRDLKNGTGSAAEQGALLLRHETYDHPYPHCWRCRNPLIYRAVSSWFVAVTQFKDRMIELNQQITWYPENVKDGQFGKWLENARDWSVSRNRYWGTPIPVWQSDDPAYPRTDVYGSLDELEADFGVRLDNLHRPYIDELTRPNPDDPTGKSTMRRVEDVLDVWFDSGSMPYAQVHYPFENAEWFEHHYPSDFIVEYIGQTRGWFYLLHVLATALFDRPAFRACVSHGIVLGSDGAKMSKSLRNYPDVNEVFERDGSDAMRWYLMASPILRGGNLIVTDKGIRDAVRQAVLPLWNSYYFLALYANAEGVAGKWRTDSPNVLDRYVLAKTHELVTDVEFAMDSYDVAGACQTVRDFLEVLTNWYVRRSRDRFWAGDQDAIDTLHTVLEVTSRVTAPLLPLTTEVVWRGLTGGRSVHLTDWPNALDLPADAALVTAMDRVRQVASSALSLRKANKLRVRLPLSSLVVAAEDAESLTAFADILRDEVNVKTVELTTDVAAHGGFEVAVNARAAGPRLGKDVQTVIKAVKAGDWSLQGDTVVAAGIALQEGEFERRLVAKSGGAAAELPGGSGLVLIDTEVTPELAAEGVARDLVRVVQQARRDAGLDVADRIALTVDAPADVVEAARAYEEFLAAEVLATSVAYEPVGEGFAGTVGDGTKVTAGVAKA, from the coding sequence ATGTACCCCCAGGCCCAGCTGAACGACGGTGCGGGCGTCCCGTCGCAGCCGTCCTTCCCCGAGCTGGAGAAGCAGGTCCTCGCCTACTGGGAGACGGACCGGACGTTCCAGGCGACCATCGACGCGCGCCCGGCCGGTGAGCGCGGCGACAACGAGTACGTCTTCTACGACGGCCCGCCCTTCGCCAACGGCCTGCCGCACTACGGCCACCTGCTCACCGGGTACGTCAAGGACCTGGTGCCGCGCTACCAGACGATGAAGGGCCGCAAGGTCGAGCGCCGGTTCGGCTGGGACACCCACGGCCTGCCCGCCGAACTCGAGGCCATGCGCCAGCTCGGCATCACCGAGAAGGCCCAGATCGACGAGATGGGTATCGCGAAGTTCAACGAGGTTTCGCGCGAGTCCGTCCTGCGCTACACGAACGAGTGGCGCGACTACGTCACCCGCCAGGCCCGCTGGGTCGACTTCGACAACGACTACAAGACCCTCGACGTCAGCTACATGGAGTCGGTGCTGTGGGCGTTCAAACGCCTGTGGGACAAGGGACTCGTCTACGAGGGCTACCGCGTCCTGCCGTACTGCTGGCGCGACGAGACGCCGCTGTCCAACCACGAGCTGCGGATGGACGACGACGTCTACGCCACCCGCCAGGACCCGGCCGTCACCGTCGGCTTCCGGCTGCAGGACAACGGCACCGAGCTCGACGGCACCTACCTGCTGATCTGGACGACGACGCCGTGGACGCTGCCGTCCAACCTCGCCACGGCGGTGCACCCGGACGTCGACTACGTCGTCGTCGAGAGCGACGGCAAGCGGTTCCTGCTCGCCGAAGCGCGCGTCGCCGCGTACGCGCGGGAACTCGGCGAAGAGCCGCCGGTCGTCGCGCGCTACACCGGCGAGCAGCTGCTCGGCACCCGCTACGCGCCGCCGTTCCCGTACTTCACCGGCACCGAGAACGCGCACCGGGTCCTCCCCGCGGACTACGTCACCACCGAAGACGGCACCGGGATCGTGCACATCGCGCCCGCCTACGGTGAAGAGGACAAGGTCGTCACCGACGCCGCCGGCATCACCCCGGTGACACCGGTCGACGCGCAGGGCAAGTTCGACGCGACCGTGCCGGACTACGCCGGCCAGCAGGTGTTCGACGCCAACCCGAACATCATCCGCGACCTGAAGAACGGCACGGGTTCCGCGGCCGAGCAGGGCGCGCTGCTGCTGCGCCACGAGACCTACGACCACCCGTACCCGCACTGCTGGCGCTGCCGCAACCCGCTGATCTACCGCGCGGTCTCGTCGTGGTTCGTCGCGGTGACGCAGTTCAAGGACCGGATGATCGAGCTGAACCAGCAGATCACCTGGTACCCGGAGAACGTCAAGGACGGCCAGTTCGGCAAGTGGCTGGAGAACGCGCGCGACTGGTCGGTCTCGCGCAACCGCTACTGGGGCACGCCGATCCCGGTGTGGCAGTCCGACGACCCGGCGTACCCGCGCACCGACGTCTACGGCTCGCTCGACGAGCTGGAGGCGGACTTCGGCGTGCGGCTCGACAACCTGCACCGGCCCTACATCGACGAGCTGACCCGGCCGAACCCGGACGACCCGACCGGCAAGTCGACCATGCGCCGCGTCGAGGACGTCCTGGACGTCTGGTTCGACTCCGGCTCGATGCCGTACGCCCAGGTGCACTACCCGTTCGAGAACGCCGAGTGGTTCGAGCACCACTACCCGAGCGACTTCATCGTCGAGTACATCGGGCAGACCCGCGGCTGGTTCTACCTGCTGCACGTGCTCGCGACGGCGCTGTTCGACCGGCCGGCGTTCCGCGCCTGCGTCTCGCACGGCATCGTGCTGGGGTCCGACGGCGCGAAGATGTCGAAGTCGCTGCGCAACTACCCGGACGTCAACGAGGTCTTCGAGCGCGACGGCTCCGACGCCATGCGCTGGTACCTGATGGCGAGCCCGATCCTGCGCGGCGGCAACCTGATCGTCACCGACAAGGGCATCCGCGACGCCGTCCGCCAGGCCGTGCTGCCGCTGTGGAACTCGTACTACTTCCTCGCGCTGTACGCGAACGCCGAGGGCGTGGCAGGCAAGTGGCGCACGGATTCGCCGAACGTGCTCGACCGGTACGTCCTGGCGAAGACGCACGAGCTGGTCACCGACGTCGAGTTCGCGATGGACAGCTACGACGTCGCGGGCGCGTGCCAGACCGTGCGGGACTTCCTGGAGGTGCTGACCAACTGGTACGTGCGCCGCTCGCGGGACCGCTTCTGGGCCGGTGACCAGGACGCGATCGACACGCTGCACACCGTGCTCGAAGTGACTTCGCGGGTCACGGCGCCGCTGCTGCCGCTGACCACCGAAGTCGTCTGGCGCGGCCTGACCGGCGGCCGCTCGGTGCACCTGACCGACTGGCCGAACGCGCTCGACCTGCCCGCCGACGCGGCGCTCGTCACCGCGATGGACCGGGTGCGGCAGGTGGCGTCGTCGGCGCTGTCGCTGCGCAAGGCGAACAAGCTGCGCGTGCGGCTGCCGCTGTCGTCGCTGGTCGTGGCGGCCGAGGACGCCGAGTCGCTGACGGCCTTCGCGGACATCCTGCGCGACGAGGTGAACGTCAAGACGGTCGAGCTGACCACCGACGTCGCCGCGCACGGCGGGTTCGAGGTCGCGGTCAACGCGCGCGCCGCCGGCCCGCGGCTGGGCAAGGACGTCCAGACCGTGATCAAGGCCGTCAAGGCGGGCGACTGGTCGCTGCAGGGCGACACCGTCGTTGCGGCCGGGATCGCGCTGCAGGAGGGCGAGTTCGAGCGCCGGCTGGTCGCCAAGAGCGGCGGCGCGGCGGCCGAGCTGCCCGGCGGGTCCGGGCTGGTCCTGATCGACACCGAGGTCACGCCGGAGCTGGCGGCCGAAGGCGTGGCCCGCGACCTGGTCCGGGTCGTGCAGCAGGCCCGCCGCGACGCCGGGCTCGACGTCGCGGACCGGATCGCGCTGACCGTCGACGCCCCGGCCGACGTCGTCGAGGCCGCCCGGGCGTACGAGGAGTTCCTGGCCGCGGAGGTGCTGGCGACGTCGGTGGCCTACGAGCCGGTGGGCGAGGGCTTCGCCGGCACGGTCGGCGACGGCACGAAGGTGACCGCCGGGGTCGCAAAAGCCTGA
- a CDS encoding helix-turn-helix transcriptional regulator has translation MEGDADIARTAALFADPARVRVLLALADGRALAASVLAAEARLSAPGVSAHLAKLRAAGLVVAEKSGRHRFYRLAGPDPAELLETLARFSPSQPVTSLREGTRAAALRTARTCYDHLAGRLGVAVTSALLARGALAGAPDTRRRAGDRISAPLREHPYSLGPAAEPVFGELGIDLAAASTGRRPLLKFCLDWSEQRHHLAGALGAAVATRFTEAGWVRRRAEAHRAIRLTPEGARALAVHLGLAGLAA, from the coding sequence GTGGAAGGGGACGCCGACATCGCCCGCACCGCCGCGTTGTTCGCGGACCCGGCGCGGGTCCGGGTGCTGCTCGCGCTCGCCGACGGCCGGGCGCTGGCGGCGTCCGTGCTGGCCGCCGAGGCGCGGCTGTCCGCACCGGGGGTCAGCGCGCACCTGGCGAAGCTGCGGGCGGCGGGCCTGGTCGTCGCGGAGAAGTCGGGGCGCCACCGGTTCTACCGGCTGGCCGGGCCGGACCCGGCGGAGCTGCTGGAGACGCTGGCGCGGTTCTCGCCGTCCCAGCCGGTGACGTCGTTGCGCGAGGGCACGCGCGCGGCGGCGTTGCGGACGGCCCGGACGTGCTACGACCACCTGGCCGGCCGGCTCGGGGTCGCGGTGACGTCGGCGTTGCTGGCGCGGGGCGCGTTGGCGGGAGCCCCGGACACGCGACGGCGCGCGGGCGACCGGATTTCGGCTCCGCTGCGCGAACACCCGTACTCACTCGGCCCGGCGGCGGAGCCGGTGTTCGGTGAGCTGGGCATCGACCTGGCCGCGGCCTCGACCGGACGCCGGCCGCTGCTGAAGTTCTGCCTGGACTGGAGCGAGCAACGCCACCACCTGGCGGGCGCCCTGGGCGCGGCGGTGGCGACGCGGTTCACGGAAGCGGGCTGGGTCCGACGGCGTGCGGAAGCCCATAGAGCGATCCGGCTCACACCGGAAGGGGCGCGGGCGCTGGCGGTCCACTTGGGACTGGCCGGTCTGGCGGCTTAG
- a CDS encoding cell division protein SepF: protein MSALQKLKAYFGMVPADDDGYDAEDDYRRGYDDEYDSYEEPAPRSSRSRYRDVDDTYDEPVSRSRSRSVPSSEPAVHGALAIDRQPEPVARLRPVTEPVVRQPVRDPLSRITTLHPTSYAEARAIGEHYREGIPVIMNLTEMENADAKRLVDFAAGLAFALRGSMDKVTNKVFLLSPPDVDVTAEDRRRIAEGGLFLRG from the coding sequence ATGAGCGCGCTGCAGAAGCTGAAGGCCTACTTCGGGATGGTGCCCGCTGACGACGATGGCTACGACGCCGAGGACGATTACCGGCGCGGTTACGACGACGAGTACGACTCCTACGAGGAGCCGGCTCCCCGGTCGTCCCGCTCACGGTACCGCGACGTCGACGACACGTACGACGAGCCCGTCAGCCGCAGCAGGTCACGCTCCGTGCCCAGCTCGGAGCCGGCCGTCCACGGCGCGCTCGCGATCGACCGGCAGCCGGAACCCGTGGCACGGCTCCGGCCGGTCACAGAGCCGGTCGTGCGCCAGCCGGTGCGTGACCCGTTGAGCCGGATCACGACACTGCACCCGACGAGCTACGCGGAGGCGCGGGCGATCGGGGAGCACTACCGCGAGGGCATCCCGGTGATCATGAACCTCACCGAGATGGAGAACGCGGACGCGAAGCGCCTCGTGGACTTCGCGGCCGGGCTGGCGTTCGCGCTCCGCGGGTCGATGGACAAGGTCACCAACAAGGTGTTCCTTCTCTCACCGCCCGATGTGGACGTGACCGCCGAAGACCGTCGGCGGATCGCCGAAGGGGGATTGTTTTTGCGGGGCTGA
- a CDS encoding MFS transporter, which translates to MLLFTLCAGMFLVQLDVTVVNVALPTLGTGLHADLAARQWVADGYTVVLAAFLLTGGALGDVVGHRRIVLTGFGLFGVASVACGLAATAPELVAARAGQGLGAALLLPGTLAVITNAHPGRAERARALGVWAGVSALALAAGPVLGGAVVTAAGWRPVFWLNVPIVLAAAFATWRLVPRGERAPGRLDPAGAATAAPALGAGVYAVIGGSAVAAVVAAVALAAFVAVERRSPDPMLPLDVVRRTLSATFVAAAMNFVGIGAILVLTLYLQGVRHASPLTAGLEVLPLFGPLSVLAPIAGRLTARFGPRPLMVAGLALGVLGMANLALLGENSGYPALLPTLLGLGTGMGLLTTAVVTAAVSSLPPGRAGVASGVNNTARQAGGALGVAVLGAVAGTPGEGFLDGLHLVGAIAAALWLTAIGVTLAGVRNPSPAPV; encoded by the coding sequence ATGCTCCTGTTCACCTTGTGCGCCGGGATGTTCCTGGTGCAGCTGGACGTCACGGTCGTCAACGTCGCCCTGCCCACCCTGGGCACCGGCCTGCATGCGGATCTCGCCGCGCGGCAGTGGGTGGCCGACGGCTACACCGTCGTCCTGGCCGCGTTCCTGCTCACCGGCGGTGCGCTCGGCGACGTCGTCGGCCACCGCCGGATCGTCCTGACCGGCTTCGGGCTGTTCGGCGTGGCGTCGGTGGCGTGCGGGCTCGCGGCCACGGCCCCGGAGCTCGTCGCGGCCCGCGCCGGCCAGGGGCTGGGCGCGGCGCTGCTGCTGCCCGGCACGCTCGCCGTCATCACCAACGCCCACCCGGGACGCGCCGAGCGGGCCCGCGCCCTCGGTGTCTGGGCCGGGGTGTCCGCGCTCGCGCTGGCGGCGGGCCCGGTGCTGGGTGGCGCGGTCGTGACGGCGGCGGGCTGGCGGCCGGTGTTCTGGCTCAACGTCCCGATCGTGCTCGCGGCGGCCTTCGCCACCTGGCGGCTCGTGCCGCGGGGAGAGCGCGCGCCCGGCCGGCTCGATCCGGCGGGTGCCGCCACCGCCGCGCCCGCCCTCGGCGCCGGCGTGTACGCGGTGATCGGCGGGAGTGCGGTGGCCGCGGTGGTGGCGGCCGTCGCGCTGGCGGCGTTCGTGGCCGTGGAGCGCCGGTCACCGGACCCGATGCTGCCCCTGGACGTCGTCAGGCGGACGCTCAGCGCCACCTTCGTGGCGGCGGCGATGAACTTCGTCGGGATCGGCGCGATCCTGGTGCTGACGCTGTACCTGCAGGGCGTGCGGCACGCGTCCCCGCTGACGGCGGGGCTCGAGGTGCTGCCGTTGTTCGGCCCGCTGTCGGTGCTGGCCCCGATCGCAGGCCGGCTGACCGCCCGTTTCGGCCCGCGGCCGCTGATGGTCGCCGGGCTCGCGCTGGGGGTGCTCGGGATGGCGAACCTGGCGCTGCTCGGGGAAAACAGCGGCTACCCGGCCCTCCTGCCGACGCTGCTGGGCCTCGGCACGGGCATGGGCCTGCTGACGACGGCGGTGGTGACGGCCGCGGTGTCCAGCCTCCCGCCCGGGCGGGCGGGGGTGGCCAGCGGGGTCAACAACACGGCCCGCCAGGCGGGCGGCGCCCTCGGGGTGGCGGTGCTGGGCGCGGTGGCGGGGACGCCGGGGGAGGGGTTCCTCGACGGCCTGCACCTGGTCGGCGCGATCGCGGCGGCCCTGTGGCTGACGGCGATCGGCGTGACACTGGCGGGCGTGCGGAACCCTTCCCCCGCACCGGTTTAA
- a CDS encoding DivIVA domain-containing protein: MSLTPADVHNVAFSKPPIGKRGYNEDEVDAFLDLVETELARLIEDNNELRQQMEQLDSELESTRSELDSAKSAQPPMREEPSRRLAPVPPPQSAMEQTQAHSMVGDSTEPNVQAAKVLGLAQEMADRLTAEAKTESDGMLAEARTKSEQLLSDARAKSDSMVNEARTRVDTMLNDARTRAETLERQARDKATTLERESQRKYTETMNSLNSEKSGLGKKIEELRTIEREYRTRLRGFLESQLRELDDRGSAAPASASSGSGQSSGSSSGGQGYSFGPRAEAG, from the coding sequence ATGTCGTTGACCCCCGCTGACGTGCATAACGTTGCGTTCAGCAAGCCGCCCATCGGCAAGAGGGGCTACAACGAGGACGAGGTGGACGCGTTCCTCGACCTGGTGGAGACCGAGCTGGCCCGCTTGATCGAAGACAACAACGAGCTGCGCCAGCAGATGGAACAGCTCGACTCCGAGCTCGAGTCGACTCGAAGCGAGCTCGACAGTGCCAAATCTGCACAGCCCCCGATGCGTGAAGAGCCGTCGCGCCGGCTGGCGCCGGTGCCGCCGCCGCAGTCCGCCATGGAGCAGACCCAGGCGCACTCGATGGTCGGCGACAGCACGGAGCCGAACGTGCAGGCGGCCAAGGTCCTGGGCCTCGCCCAGGAGATGGCCGACCGGCTGACCGCCGAGGCGAAGACCGAGTCCGACGGGATGCTGGCCGAGGCCCGCACCAAGTCCGAGCAGCTGCTCTCGGACGCTCGGGCGAAGTCCGACTCGATGGTCAACGAGGCGCGCACGCGCGTCGACACGATGCTGAACGACGCGCGGACCCGGGCCGAGACGCTGGAGCGCCAGGCGCGCGACAAGGCGACGACGCTCGAGCGCGAGTCGCAGCGCAAGTACACCGAGACGATGAACAGCCTCAACTCGGAGAAGAGCGGGCTGGGCAAGAAGATCGAAGAGCTGCGCACGATCGAGCGGGAGTACCGCACGAGGCTGCGCGGGTTCCTCGAGTCCCAGCTGCGCGAGCTCGACGACCGCGGTTCCGCCGCGCCCGCGTCGGCCTCGTCGGGCTCCGGCCAGTCGTCCGGCTCGTCCAGCGGCGGCCAGGGCTACTCGTTCGGCCCCCGCGCCGAAGCCGGCTGA
- a CDS encoding YggT family protein, producing the protein MWLVVWYVLFAFWLLLTARIVVELVRTFAREWHPAGGVAVTLETIYTVTDPPVRLFRRIIPMVRIGGVGLDLSIMVLLLVVFFAMQLATPS; encoded by the coding sequence GTGTGGCTGGTCGTCTGGTACGTGCTGTTCGCCTTTTGGCTGCTGCTGACGGCGCGGATCGTGGTCGAACTCGTCCGGACGTTCGCGCGTGAGTGGCATCCGGCCGGAGGGGTTGCGGTGACGCTCGAGACCATCTACACAGTGACGGACCCGCCGGTCCGGTTGTTCAGAAGGATCATTCCGATGGTCCGGATCGGCGGCGTCGGACTGGACTTGTCGATTATGGTGCTGCTGTTGGTTGTGTTCTTCGCGATGCAACTGGCGACTCCAAGTTGA
- a CDS encoding YggS family pyridoxal phosphate-dependent enzyme, which yields MTDRKAELAGNLAEVEARIAAACRAAGRARDEVKLIAVTKTFPASDAALLADLGVTDLGENRDQDAGPKTLEVAELRPGARLRWHMVGRLQRNKARSVVAWAHEVQSLDSARLADALAKAVRAARDAQIRDEPLDVLLQASLDDDPARGGCPLGELGALAEHVTHMDELRLRGLMAVAPLGADPAAAFERLARAGEALRKDHPNAATVSAGMSHDLEQAITHGSTSVRVGTALLGGRGLASP from the coding sequence GTGACCGACCGCAAGGCCGAGCTGGCCGGGAACCTCGCCGAGGTCGAAGCGCGGATCGCCGCCGCCTGCCGCGCCGCCGGGCGCGCCCGCGACGAGGTGAAGCTGATCGCCGTCACCAAGACCTTCCCGGCGTCGGACGCCGCGCTGCTCGCCGACCTCGGCGTCACCGACCTCGGCGAGAACCGCGACCAGGACGCCGGGCCGAAGACGCTCGAAGTCGCCGAGCTGCGGCCCGGGGCCCGCCTGCGCTGGCACATGGTCGGCCGGCTGCAGCGCAACAAGGCACGGTCCGTGGTCGCCTGGGCGCACGAAGTGCAGTCCCTCGATTCGGCGCGGCTCGCCGACGCGCTCGCGAAGGCGGTGCGTGCGGCCCGGGACGCGCAGATACGTGACGAACCCCTCGACGTGCTGCTCCAGGCCAGCCTCGACGACGACCCCGCGCGCGGCGGCTGCCCCCTCGGCGAGCTCGGTGCGCTCGCCGAGCATGTCACCCACATGGATGAGCTGCGGCTTCGCGGGCTGATGGCCGTCGCGCCGCTCGGCGCCGACCCCGCCGCCGCCTTCGAACGTCTCGCTCGCGCGGGTGAGGCGCTCCGCAAAGATCACCCGAATGCCGCAACGGTGTCCGCCGGGATGAGCCATGATCTCGAACAGGCGATCACGCACGGCTCAACCTCTGTGCGTGTCGGAACCGCGTTGCTCGGTGGACGCGGTTTAGCCTCGCCGTAG